A stretch of Rhinopithecus roxellana isolate Shanxi Qingling chromosome 12, ASM756505v1, whole genome shotgun sequence DNA encodes these proteins:
- the ZNF329 gene encoding zinc finger protein 329 — translation MRLKMTTRNIHEREVPCDAEMEGFTREAPCLSILGDGWDCENQEGHLSQSALTLEKPGTQEAICEYPGFGEHLIASSDLPPSQRVLATNGFHAHDSNVSGLDCDPALPSCPKSYAAKRTGDSDACGKTFNHSMEVIHGRNPVREKPYKYPESVKSFNHFTSLGHQKITKRGKKLYEGKNFEDILTLSSSLNENQRNLPGEKQYRCTECGKCFKRNSSLVLHHRTHTGEKPYTCNECGKSFSKNYNLIVHQRIHTGEKPYKCSKCGKAFSDGSALTQHQRIHTGEKPYECLECGKTFNRNSSLILHQRTHTGEKPYRCNECGKPFTDISHLTVHLRIHTGEKPYECSKCGKAFRDGSYLTQHERTHTGEKPFECAECGKSFNRNSHLIVHQKIHSGEKPYECKECGKTFIESAYLIRHQRIHTGEKPYGCNQCQKLFRNIAGLIRHQRTHTGEKPYECNQCGKAFRDSSCLTKHQRIHTKETPYQCPECGKSFKQNSHLAVHQRLHSREGPSQCPQCGKTFRKSSSLVRHQRAHLGEQPMET, via the coding sequence ATGAGACTGAAAATGACAACTCGGAATATTCATGAGAGAGAAGTACCCTGTGATGCAGAAATGGAAGGATTTACAAGGGAAGCTCCCTGCTTGTCCATTTTAGGTGATGGTTGGGACTGTGAGAACCAGGAGGGACACTTGAGTCAATCAGCTTTAACTCTGGAGAAACCAGGGACTCAGGAAGCAATTTGTGAATATCCTGGTTTTGGGGAGCATTTGATTGCAAGCTCAGACCTTCCACCATCTCAGAGAGTTCTGGCAACCAATGGTTTCCATGCTCATGACTCAAATGTTAGTGGTCTGGATTGTGACCCTGCCTTACCCAGCTGTCCTAAAAGTTATGCAGCTAAGAGAACTGGTGACAGTGATGCCTGTGGAAAAACCTTCAACCATTCCATGGAAGTTATTCATGGAAGAAATCCAGTGAGAGAGAAGCCCTACAAATATCCTGAAAGTGTTAAGTCTTTTAATCATTTTACCTCTCTTGGTCATCAAAAAATAACGAAAAGAGGCAAGAAACTGTATGAAGGTAAGAATTTTGAGGACATCTTGACCCTGAGCTCATCGCTTAATGAAAACCAGAGAAATCTCCCTGGAGAGAAACAGTATAGATGTACTGAATGTGGCAAATGCTTCAAACGGAACTCTTCTCTTGTTTTGCATCACcgaactcacactggagagaagccttataCTTGTAATGAGTGTGGAAAGTCCTTCTCCAAGAACTACAACCTGATTGTGCATCAAAGGATCCACACAGGAGAGAAGCCCTATAAATGCAGTAAGTGTGGGAAAGCTTTCAGTGATGGGTCAGCTCTGACGCAGCACCAGAGAATTCACACAGGTGAGAAACCTTACGAATGCCTGGAATGTGGAAAAACCTTCAACCGAAATTCATCCTTAATTTTGCACCAAAGAACTCATACAGGGGAAAAACCATACAGATGTAACGAGTGTGGAAAACCCTTCACTGACATCTCCCACCTTACAGTGCATCTCAGAATCCACACCGGTGAGAAGCCCTATGAGTGTAGCAAATGTGGAAAAGCTTTCCGGGACGGCTCGTACCTCACCCAGCACGAGAggactcacactggagaaaagccCTTTGAGTGTGCAGAGTGTGGGAAATCCTTCAACAGAAACTCTCACCTCATTGTGCATCAAAAGATCCATTCtggggagaaaccctatgaatgtaaagaatgtggcaagACTTTCATCGAGAGTGCATACCTCATCAGGCACCAGAGGATTCATACTGGCGAGAAGCCCTATGGCTGCAACCAGTGTCAGAAACTTTTCAGGAATATTGCTGGCCTCATTAGGCACCAGAGGACTCATACTGGTGAGAAGCCCTATGAGTGTAATcagtgtggcaaagccttcagGGACAGCTCCTGTCTGACCAAGCACCAGAGAATTCACACTAAGGAAACCCCATATCAGTGTCCAGAATGTGGGAAGTCCTTCAAGCAGAACTCTCACCTGGCAGTACATCAGAGACTCCATAGCAGGGAGGGTCCCAGCCAGTGTCCTCAGTGTGGAAAAACGTTCCGAAAGAGCTCATCCCTTGTTCGACATCAAAGAGCACACCTGGGAGAGCAACCCATGGAAACATAA